TCGAGCCCTTCCACCCCGATCGGCTGGCGTCGCGCATCCTCGGCATGGGGGACGTGCTCACGCTGGTCGAGCGTGCGCAGGAACGGCTCGACGTCGGGAAGGCCGAGGCGCTGGAGCGGAAGCTCCGCAAGGATCGCTTCACGCTCGAGGATTTCCTCGGGCAGCTCCAGGAGATGAAGAAACTGGGGCCGCTCGAGGAGATCGTGAAGATGCTGCCGGGGGTCAAGCTGCCGGCGGGCGCCCAGGTCGACGAGCGCGATCTCAAGCGGACGGAAGCGATCATCCAGTCGATGACGCGGGAGGAGCGCGAGCGGCCCGCGGTCATCAACGGAAGCCGCCGGAAGCGCATCGCGCGCGGCAGCGGCACCACGGTGCAGGACGTCAATCGTGTGCTCCGGCAGTTCGAGCAGACGCAAACCATGTTGAAGCGCTTCGGCGGCGGACGGCGCGGCAAGCTCCCTACGGGGCGCTTCTAGCGGGTCGGCCGGGCGCGATCGTACTCACAACGGAGGAACCCAGGAATGTCCGTCGTCATACGAATGAAGCGCGCGGGCGCGAAGAAGCGTCCGTTCTTCCGCGTCGTCGTCACCGACTCGAGGAACCCGAGGGACGGGCGCTACATCGAGCAGCTGGGCTATTACGACCCGCTCACCAATCCTGCGACGTTCCGGATCGACACGGACCGGTTCTCCGAGTGGATCCGGCGCGGGGCCCTGCCATCGGAGTCGGTCGGCGTGATGGTGTCCAAGCACGCCCCGGACGCGCTCCGTCCGGCGCCTCTCCCGAAGCCCGAGCTCTCCGAGGTTCCCGTCGCGGCGCCGAAGCCGAAGAAGGCGAAGGCCGCGAAGCCGAAGGCGGCGAAGGCCAAGCCCGCGAGGAAGGCGAAGGCGGCGACCAAGGCGAGCGTGAAGAAGGCGAAGACCAAGGCCAAGGCGAAGGCGAAGAAGAAGAGCGGGATCGCAAAGCCGAAGAAGGCCAAGAAGGCGAAGAAGTAGGCCCTCCGTGAAAACCCTCATCGAGTACTGCGCCCGCCGCCTCGTCGATCACCCCGAGGGCGTGCACGTCGACGAGCACGAGACCGGGGAGACCAGCGTGTTCACGCTCCGGGTCATGCCGGGCGACCTGGGCAAGGTGATCGGCCGCGAGGGGCGGACAGCGCAGGCGATGCGCCTCCTGCTCTCGGCCTCCGCGGCGGCGCAGGGGCGTCGCGCCACTCTCGAGATTGCCGACTGAGCCGGGCGGCGAGCCGCCGATCCTCGTCGGGGTGATCGCGCGGGCGCACGGCCTCGACGGCGAGGTCGTCGTCGACGCGTACAGCGACGCTCCGGAGCGCTTCCAGCCGGGTAGCGTGCTGACGGCGGCATTCCCCACCGGGAAGACCGCGAGCCTCGTCGTGGCGAACATGCGCCAGTTCCAAAAGCGACTCCTGGTTCAATTCGAAGGCGTCGCGACCCGGACCGAGGCGGAATCGCTCCGCGGAGCCGACCTCTTGATCGCGCGAAGCGAGGTGAAGCCGCTTCCCGAGGGGCAGTACTACCGCTTTGAGCTCGTCGGCCTCGCGGTCAAGTCGCGCGCCGGTGAGCCGCTGGGCGAGGTGGCGGACGTCTTCTCGACCGGGAGCAACGACGTCTACGTGGTGCGCGGCCCCCGGGGCGAGATCCTGCTCCCGGCGATCGCCGGCGTGATCGTCGAGATCAATCTCGCGCAAAAGACGATGACCGTCGCGCCGCCGGCGGGCCTCCCGGGATGGGACGGAGACTGAGCGGTGCGTATCTCGATCTTGACGCTCAATCCCGGATTCTTCGAGGGTCCCCTCGGCGAGGGGATGATCCGCATCGCCCGGGAGAAGGGCATCGTCGACATCGCGGTCATCCAGATCCGGGATTTCGCGGCCGACCGCTACGGCACGACCGACGACACGCCCTACGGGGGCGGCGCCGGGATGGTCATGAAGGTGGACACGATCGTCGGAGCCCACGAAGCCGCGGTGGAGCGGGCGGGAGGGCTCGAGGCGCGGACGCTCGTGACGACGCCCCAGGGCCGGCCACTGACGCAAGCTTGGGCGAGGGAGCTGGCCGGCGTGGAGCACCTGGTCCTTGTCTGCGGGCGGTACAAGGGGATCGACGAGCGGGCTATCCCACTCCTCCGCGCCGAGGAGATCTCGATCGGGGACTACGTGCTCTCGGGCGGCGAGGCGGCGGCGCTCGTGGTCGTCGACGCCCTGGCCCGGCTTCAGCCCGGCGTCTTGGGGGACGCGGGGTCGGCTGAGGCCGACTCCTTTTCGGAGGCGCTCCTCGACGCGCCCGTGTACACTCGGCCGGAAGATTTTCGGGGGTACAGGGTCCCAGAGATCCTCCTGAGCGGAAATCATGAGCAGATTCGCCGCTGGCGGCGCCGCGAGGCGCTCCGGCGGACGCGCGAGCGTCGGCCCGACCTCCTGTCCGGCCGCGCCCTGAGCGACGAAGACCGGAAGCTTCTGAACGAGATTGAGGAGGAGACGGGACCATGAGCGTGCTGGAGCGATTTGAAGCCCGGTTCAAAACCGACCGGGCACTGGATTTCGCACCCGGGGACACGGTGAAGGTGCACGTCCGGGTGATTGAAGGGGAAAAGGAGCGGTCGCAGATCTTCCACGGCGTGGTCACGAGCGTGCGCGGGAGCGGAATGCGATCGAGCTTCACCGTCCGGAAAATCTCGGGCGGAATCGGCGTGGAGCGGACGTTCCCGCTCCACTCCCCCGCGGTCGCCAAGATCGAGCTGGCGCGGAAGGGAAGAGTGCGGCGTGCGAAGCTCTTCTATCTCCGGAAGCGGAGAGGGAAGGCGGCCAAGGTCGACGAGCGGGACCCGATCGGGGGCGATGGCGCGTAGGCGGCTCGTCCGCTTCGACGACGAGTTCCGCGCCCTCTGGGGCGATCTCCTCGCGGGGATCGACGAGGTGGGGCGCGGGCCGCTGGCCGGCCCG
The window above is part of the Candidatus Eisenbacteria bacterium genome. Proteins encoded here:
- a CDS encoding 50S ribosomal protein L19, translating into MSVLERFEARFKTDRALDFAPGDTVKVHVRVIEGEKERSQIFHGVVTSVRGSGMRSSFTVRKISGGIGVERTFPLHSPAVAKIELARKGRVRRAKLFYLRKRRGKAAKVDERDPIGGDGA
- a CDS encoding KH domain-containing protein, with the translated sequence MKTLIEYCARRLVDHPEGVHVDEHETGETSVFTLRVMPGDLGKVIGREGRTAQAMRLLLSASAAAQGRRATLEIAD
- the rimM gene encoding 16S rRNA processing protein RimM, yielding MPTEPGGEPPILVGVIARAHGLDGEVVVDAYSDAPERFQPGSVLTAAFPTGKTASLVVANMRQFQKRLLVQFEGVATRTEAESLRGADLLIARSEVKPLPEGQYYRFELVGLAVKSRAGEPLGEVADVFSTGSNDVYVVRGPRGEILLPAIAGVIVEINLAQKTMTVAPPAGLPGWDGD
- the trmD gene encoding tRNA (guanosine(37)-N1)-methyltransferase TrmD is translated as MRISILTLNPGFFEGPLGEGMIRIAREKGIVDIAVIQIRDFAADRYGTTDDTPYGGGAGMVMKVDTIVGAHEAAVERAGGLEARTLVTTPQGRPLTQAWARELAGVEHLVLVCGRYKGIDERAIPLLRAEEISIGDYVLSGGEAAALVVVDALARLQPGVLGDAGSAEADSFSEALLDAPVYTRPEDFRGYRVPEILLSGNHEQIRRWRRREALRRTRERRPDLLSGRALSDEDRKLLNEIEEETGP
- the rpsP gene encoding 30S ribosomal protein S16 yields the protein MSVVIRMKRAGAKKRPFFRVVVTDSRNPRDGRYIEQLGYYDPLTNPATFRIDTDRFSEWIRRGALPSESVGVMVSKHAPDALRPAPLPKPELSEVPVAAPKPKKAKAAKPKAAKAKPARKAKAATKASVKKAKTKAKAKAKKKSGIAKPKKAKKAKK